ATCTGTCAAGTGAAATTTTTCGAATGAATTCGAAATTAGTAGCGGTTCTCTCTGGGCTTCCTGTGGTTAGGAAGGCAGTCTCTGCAGTAAACCGGTCTGTCGGGATCAGGTTTGAAAGGGACCTGAGTTTCAGCGCCGCAGTCGGAACAGATTGCGTTGTGCATTTCCTTTGGGGCTCCGAAACCTCCCCGGTTGCTGTCTCTTCCCCGGAAGGAGTTTCTGTCATTAAAAGCCATTTTCTTTTCACCTCCGTTTACAACGGATAGTCATTTGCTTAAAAATAAGATTGTATAGAGCTCTTTGATTAAAAACAGAAATTAGTTTTTAATAACAGATTATACGTCTCTTTATTTTTAACGTTCATACTATACAGTCAAATTATATAAATTTTACTCATAATAATGGAAAAAAATCATAAGAATGTCTTTCATCTGAAGTTGCCTGCTTTTAACCCCAATTTTTTAAACTATAAACCCAATCTTTCACTCAATTTCTCTTTTCAGTTAGTACAGAAAACCCATACATAGACCACCCTCCAACCATCGGCACCATATCTGTTGGGATCTTCTGTAGTACTCTTCCCATTTTAAGAAAGGATAAAACAGGATTACTGAAAAGAGCAGAAAACTTTTAAAATTGTTCTGGAGCTGATCCCAAAATCTATTTTATTGTCAATATTAAAGAATTATTGAAAAGAGGAATGAGAGGTTTAACCTTGGCACTGGTTAAAACCAAATAGTATCGAAAGAGTTCTTTTTTGTGAATTGAGTCTTATAATTCATCAGGAAGTTATTTAAGGTAGCCTTTGCGCTCAAGCCACTCTATCTGCGGCCTTGTGTATTTCCATATGACATCGGCTTTGGAATCCTGAATTTCCCATGGAGTGGCAATTACGACATCACCTTCACGAATCCACATCTTCTTGTTCTTGGATCCAGGGATTCGGCCCATTCGGACAACGCCGTCCATGCACTGTAAGTTAACCCTCTTTGAACCTAAGAGGCTTCCTACCGTTGCCAGGACTTCATGATTTTCTTTGCGCGGTGTGCGTACCCTTGTTACTTCCTGAGTAGTTGGGGCGGCAGTTCCAGTTCCTGCTTTTCTTTTCCTTATATTGCTTCTATAGTTTGCCAGGTTGATTCCTCGTTGTATTATTACTTTTGAGTTGGTTTAATTACCATTTTTTTATCAGATCATATTTTTTCGAATTTTCTGTGTAACAATTTCTATAGATATTTTGGTGTGAAGGTTCATAAATGGATAGGAATTAAAAAACCTCTGAAAAATCAGAATCTCCGAAAATTCGAAACTAAGGAAATTCCCCCATATTTAAGGCTGGTTCAGTCATTGCAGAACCAATTGATTGGGTATTTGCTTCAAAATCTTTCAGAATAATTCCACATCCTTCTAAATAAATTTTAACTATGCTAACTAAATATTAACTAAGATGTAATTAATGGTGGTTTATAAATTAATAGTGGTTTATAAATTAATGATGGTTTATATTATAACTCAATAAATAAGTTTATGTAGATATATGAGTTCCAATGCCTTTACCCATAAAAGGTAAAAAACACAGAATAAAAAGTGGAGTAAGTGTTGATCTAATAAATTACAGAGCAACACTTTACATAAGAACTTTGAATTTAGAACTTCCTATGGTTAGGAAGGCAGTCTCTACAGTAAACCGGCCGCCCTTCAGTTGGTTTGAAAGGAACTTCAGTCTCGACACCGCAGTCAGAACAGATAACCTTGTGCATTTCTCTGGGACCACTGTTGCCGCCTCTGAAACCACCACTTCCACCACGGTTGCTGTCTCTGCTGCCACCCCGGTAAGAATTTCCTCTGTCATTAAAACCCAATTTTGTTTCACCTCCACTTATAGCGGATACACATATTTCATAAAAATATGATAAGATATAATTTATTATTTAAAAACAAAAGAGGGAGTTTTTAATAACAGATTATGTCTCATTATTTTTACTAATTGTAAAAACCTCTTATGTTATATAAGATTAATCCACATGAGATAAAATATATATAAAAATGTCTCCCTCAAAGATAAAGGACAAGAGTAACGAATCAGACGAAGAATAAATGTAGATTTGGAAACCTTTTTGCCAGATGATTTCCATTGATAAGATTAAAAATCAAAAAATTCAGAATTTCTGGAATTAAAACTTCCTGTTTTTTAGGAGACAGTCCCTGCAGCAAACCGGCTTTCTTTCAGTTGGTCTGAATGGAACCTGGGTCTCAACGCCACAATCAGAACACACCGCTGGATACATTTCTCTGGGGCCGCTGTTGCCACCTCGTAACCACCACTTTCACCCCGGTTGTTGTCTTTGCTTTCACGGTTGCTGTGTTTACTTCCACCCCGGTAAGAATTTCCCCTGTCATTAAAACTTACTCTTGTTTCACTTCCGCTTTTTGAAATTCCAGTGTACTTTCAAAAGAACGGCCTCTGATACATGATTATAAATAGATAAACTTGATACATAGATAAACCTGACCACATGTTAAAGTAAGTAGACGGATGATGTAATGAACCAGGGAACTGATTAATAAATAGAAGGAAAATGTCTATTAATGAACTATTATTACCTGCTGTTACTGGCAATAGCATTTGAAGTATGCGGGACCATCTGCATGAAATTATCCGAGGGCTTTACAAAACTGCCCCCTTCAGTTTTGATTTTCGTGTTCTATGCGATCAGTTTCTTTTTCTTTACTCTTGCCCTTAAAGGAATAGATGTGAGCATTGCATATGCAATATGGGCCGGGCTTGGGACTGCTCTTATTACCATAGCCGGAATTTTCTATTTCAGGGAACCTACCACTGCCCTCAAGATAATTTCTCTTGTCGTTGTAATTGCAGGAGTTATCGGGCTTCACCTGAGTGATAGAGTCACATAATTGACCTGGAGTCACATAATTAACCTGGAGTCACATAATTAACTTGAATTCCAGGATTAATCTGCTTAAAATGGGTTTGTGAAAGCCGAAGCCAGAGCTTTGAGGTTTTTCAGTACCTGGTTGAAAGAATGCCAGTAGTCAGTGGTTCAAAGCTTTTTAGCCACAACTATAAATCCATTAATTTTGTTACCTGTCTTGGTTTTAAGCTCTTCAACCCTGAAATAGTCAATCTCAAACCCGCAGTCTACAAGCAGAAACACCAGCTCTTTTTCGGAGAAATGGTGTGCAATAAATTCAACCTCTCCGGTTTCAGGGTTAAGGGCAAGGAAAGAACCTTCTTCTTTTGTAACCGGGAAATCTTCAAGGTAGCGCTTTCTGTAAGGCTCGAGGTGCCAGTTCTGTCCGAATTCCGCAAGGTAAAGGTAACTCTCAGGCTTCAGGACTCGGAAAGCTTCCTGGATTATCCTGACCCTCTCCTGCGGATCCGGCACAGAGGTCAAAAAAGCCTGCATGATTGCAAAATTGAAACTTGACTCACGGAAAGGAAGAGCAGAAGCATTTCCAACTTTAAATTCAGCTCTCCCTTCTGTCTTTCTATCCAGCTCCAGGCTTTTTGCAGCAGCTTCTGAAAGCTTGACCACTTCAGTGTTTATATCTATCCCCATTACCGAATATCCCAGGGAAGCAAGTTCAAGGCTGATTTTTCCAAAACCGCATCCGATATCAAGAATTTTATGGCTTTTCTGCAAATAACTGTGAATTACGGGGTAAAGTTCAAGGCTTGAGGGTATTTTCCTTCCGGGAACCGTTTCCCAATATGATTTAGGCATAGAGGACCAGATACAGGTAAAGGATAAAGAACATTTTGAAACCCATAAAATACTCTCAGATTTCAGCCTCATGGAGGATAGGGAACAAAAGGATATAAAAGAATAAAAAGGGGGTAGATAAATAATTTGGAAATCAATTAAACAATAAAGATATTTCAGGCAACCCCTGAATCCGCCCTACAGGCGTCGCCTGAAAAATGCTTATTGCTAAGGGTTAACCCCGTTAATACGGACTTTGACACCGCCTCAGTACCGATTCATTCAGGGTTTTTATCCCGCAGTGGCCCTGTGACAACCTGTCCAGGTGCAAGATATTATTTCACGGGATAACTCAGTGGCTTCTGTTGCAAGGTTCCGGAAGGAATCGGATCGTTGACATCAATGTGGATGCAACAGATGCCACCGTTTCAGGTTGGAAATGCCCTTAACATTCAGGTTTCTCTCAATGTTTTTGGAATACTTACTTTTTGGAGATTAGTTCCGTTCTGTTTTTTGAGACCTTTACTTCTTCTCATTTCTAAAGACCTTTATTCCTTCACTTTCCTAAAGATCTTTTAATCCCCCTGATTGTTTCAAAACTTATAGTTTTGTTTTGCCTTGAAAACAATTTGGGTTAGAATTCCATATGTAAAATTAGAATATAAGTATACTTTTTGTAATAGTTATGTTACCTGGAATAATTGATGCTTTTAAAACTTGATAATACTTTATTTTCCTTGATAAAAGATCTGCATAATCCATATCCACTAAAAAGCATATTTAACCCCCCTATGAAACATAACAGATCCATGTCAAAGGAAAAGCCTTTATTGATCCTTTATTGAATAAATCAATATCGAAATTCTCAAAATTCTGGAAGAGAAATACTATAAAGCACAGAACCAGTATAATATTCAGGGATGAAATCGGAGTCGGGAAGAAACGCATACATCTTTATCCTTGATCTGGTAGTTATTTTCCTGACTCTCAGTGCAGCATCTGCTTCTCCTATAAATTCAGTTATTACCTCAAACGCCAGTGGCCCCACAGATTCAGGAGAGATAAAGGTCTTTATGGATGGGGCTGTAAATACACAGCTCAAGACCAATAATGTTTCCGGAGCAACTGTAGCTGTGGTCAAAGACGGCCAGGTTATTTTTGCCAAAGGATACGGTTATGCCGATATTGATAAACGCCAGCCAGTCTCTGGCAATCAAACTCTCTTCCGTGTAGGTTCTGTCAGCAAACTCTTCATATGGACGGCAGTAATGCAACTTGCTGAACAGGGAAAGCTTGACCTTGATGCCGATGTAAACATATATCTCAAGGATTTCCAGGTCCCTGCCACCTATTCCAGGCCTATTACCCTCAAGGACCTTATGTCCCATACATCGGGCTTCGAGGATTTAGCTCTCGATGGACGCTTTTTTGTGCGCAGTTCAACTGACCTTATGCCGCTTGGTGAGTACCTGGAAAAGGAAATGCCTGCTCGAGTGCGACCTCCTGGAGAACTAACTGCCTATTCGAACTACGGATCTGCTCTGGCCGCATATATTGTTGAGCAGGTATCAGGAATGCCTTTTGAGAGGTATGTAGAAGAGAATATCCTTATTCCGCTGGACATGAACAATACGACATTCGACCAGCCCCTGCCAGCCAGGCTGGCTTCGAATATGTCCAATGGATATGTCTATTCGAATAATGTTTACACAGCAAAGCCTTTTGAATACGTGCAGGTCTGGCCGGCAGGCTCTATGAGTTCCACATCTGAGGATATGGCGAAATTCATGATTGCTCATCTTCAAAACGGAAAGTATGGTGATAACCGTATACTGCAGGAAGCTACAGCACGGCAAATGCATAGCCGCCTCTTCACAAACGACCCCAGGGTTAACGGTGTAACTTATGGATTCTGGGAGATAAATCAGGAAAATCCGAGAGTTATAGGGCATGGAGGCGACACTATATTGTTCCACACCCAGCTGGTGCTGATACCCGAAAGCCAGCTTGGCCTTTTTATCTCCTGCAGCGAACAGGATAGCGAAACAGCAGTTGATGAGCTACTTCAGGCTTTTATGGATCATTACTATCCTGTGCCGTCTTCCAAGGCACCTGAACCCATCTCCGGCTTTGAAAAGAATGCAAGCCTTTTTGCTGGCAGCTATCGCCCAACAAGGAGCGCCTACAGTAACTTTGAAAAATTAACCTCTCTTTCCCATAGGATACGGGTATCTTCGGGCACGAACAGCACTCTCATAATTTCTCAGCTCATAGGGGGGTCAGAAAAATGGGTAGAAGTAGAATCAATGACTTTCAGTCAGGCTGATGCGCTCTCTTCCCAGAACGCCCTGGTCTTTGGCAAAGACAGCCAGGGTCATATCAATTATATCTTCATGAAACTGGATCCCACGACAGCCTATGAAAAAGTGCCCTGGAACGATGATATCAGTATTAACCTTTCCCTTCTGGGAGGTTGCATTCTCCTTTTCTTATCGACGTCCATCTGGCCGATAAGCTTTATCATCAAGTGCTTCCCCTCAAAGCCCAAAAAACCTAAACCTTCCAGCACCGCCAGATTGTTTGCAGGCGGAGCCAGCATGATTAACCTTCTGTTCCTGACAGGGTTAATATTCCTTTTCCTGGCTAGACCGGCAGATGTAGATTTTATATACTCTGTCTCGAACTTCCTGATAGTCCTGCTGGCAATCGCCCTGATAGCTGCGATTCTAGCGCTGGGATCTGTTGTATTTGTAGCCCTGGCATGGAAAAATAGTTACTGGAGTTTTTCCGGAAGAATTCATTACAGTCTGGTGGTCCTGGCTCTGCTGGCGTTTGTCTGGTGGCTGAATAACTGGAATCTGCTCGGGTTCAAATTATGATTTGATCTCTTACCGATGAGAATTCGATTAAATGAAGCGAAGCCACATCGTCTCAATGCCCAAGATCGATGAAAACAGCTGGAAAAAATACGAAAAACTGGTAAAGCAAAATGTAATGTCTAAGATTAAAAAAGGATGACCCGAGGGTTGCCTTTGATTCTTCAATATGGCTCATCCGGGTCGTATTTTAAATCAGTTATGGTTAAATCAATATATTCCAGATCACCTTCTTTTAAATTCCAGACCCCTGCCCCTTTTAGAGGGAGTTTCAGTCCTTCAAATTCCCCATATTCTCGAAATGGAGTGGACCAATTTTCAAATTCAAATATATTGTTGCCCATATCTCGATAACGTGGAGCTATAAAGTTTGTCACTTTCCCTTCGTCGTCAAAATACATTGTCGCTGTTACACTTTTGCCTATATCCTTCAACGTCACTCTCGCTGAATTAGCATCAATAGATTCAAAAGAAACATTCTTTCCCAAAAAAGCCGATGGGAACCACATCATCTCGTTAAGATAACGCATCATTGCTCCCTGGTCCATTTCTTTACCTACAGAATTTGCAATTGTGAATAATGAAACCGCCTTCACCAGGAGATTGCCTTTGCCCTCCAGATAATAATCTCTCACTCGCATCAGTGGCAAACCAAAAAATTTCATATATGCAATCCACACAAAACCAGGTGGACTTACGGAATAATATTCTTTAGCCTCAAAGTTCATCCACGGTTGTTTGGTGTCTTTTCGAATTTTACCTACTTGCTTAAGACGTACAGTTTGAACAATCGGTTTGCCAACCACCCCGGTGTACACAAGATATTTTTTTACTGGATCTGGCAGTTTATGCAACATATCTTCAGTAACAGTAACCTGTTTTTGTTCCTGATGTTGCGTAAATATTTTTTCGATCTCCTTTCTAAGCTTCGACAAGGCAACAAAAAATATGGTTGAGGCAATAACTTTTAGCATATTTTACCTCCCATTTGCATTTTTTCCACTGAGTGAATTGGCGGTTTATGTAACTAAGGGGCACTACCAGGCTTTTTAACTGATTTTTGGGATTAAATCAATGAGCCTGTTTGTGAAAATAGTTAAGTACAGTAAAAAAAAGTGCATAAATTATTTTGCGGAGGCCCTCATTCTTCAGCTTTTGAGTAAATTTCCTTAACTCTCCCGACCTGCCCATCCGTTAATTGAACTTTTATCCCATGTGGATGAGTTGAAGAATTGGTTAAAATTCTCTTTACAACGCCCTGGGTAATTTTTCCGGTTCTCTGGTCCTGTTTTAAGACAATGCCTACTTTTAGTCCTTCTTTGATATTTGCTCTGATACTGCCGTTGTTCATGGCAGAAGGTAAATTCATTCTTATATAAATCAGTACGTTTTTAAAAAATTGAAATTCATTACTTATTTTTTTCTCTACTTTCAAGCCAGTCAATTACCCTGGGCCAGAGAGATAGGGATATTATCATGGTGATCACTAGAACAAAGATAGAACCCGCAGCAATATCTGTCTGAGTGTAGGATGCTTCTCCCCGGTACATGTTGGTTAACAAAGTCCCAAGCAGAAAGAGGTTCATCAGCACCAGCGAGGTGGCAATACTTGAGAGAAACACGAGTCTGGTTCTTTTGTCTTTGGATCCGAATTTTACCATAGAATTCACCATCAGCAACTGAGTGTTCGGAATTCCCGAAAACTTAACCTTCAGCCGGTTTATCGGAAGAATATTTAAAATAAACACGCATGAAAGTTCATTTTGAAACTTCATGCATGTGTTTTCCGGCTTTTCTTTTATTCAAATCTGCCCTAATTTATTCAGCTTAAAAAATATCTGCCCTGAACTTATTTAATCCTGCTTCTTTTCATCAGCAGGGAATTGGTTGTTACGGAAACCGAACTCAATGCCATGAAAGCGGCAGCAAGTTCCGGCGTAATCAGAATCCGGTGAAAAACTGGATACAGGATCCCTGCTGCAATAGGAATTCCCAGCATATTGTATCCGAAGGCCCATGCCAGATTTTGCTTGATCTTATTAATGGTAAGCCGGCTAAGTTTAAGCGCTGCGACAACGTCTCTCGGGTCATTTTTTATAAGCACTATTTTTGCCGATTCCATTGCCACATCCGTACCTGCCCCCATAGCAATTCCTACATCGGACTGAATAAGAGCAGGAGCATCATTTATACCGTCTCCTACCATGCCGACAAGTTTGCCTTCTTTCTGGAGCTTTTTGATTTCGTTTGCCTTGTCTTCAGGCAGAACCTCGGCAAGCACTCTCGGGATTCCGACTTCAGTTGCAATTGCCCCGGCTGTGATTGCGTTGTCTCCGGTTATCATAACTACTTCGATGCCCATTTTTATAAGGGTCTCTACAGCTTCTTTAGAGTTCTCCTTCAGGGTGTCGGCAACTGCAACAAGCCCTATGGCTTCGCCCTCGAAAGCTACAAGCATTGCAGTTTTCCCCTGCTCTTCAAATTTAAGCATCTCAGCTTCCAGTCCCTCAAAAGGAATCGAGTTTTCTTCCATAAGCTTGCGGGTCCCGAGCAGAATTTTTTTGACTTCAAGATAGGCTTCGATTCCTTTTCCGGGAATTGAACGGAAGTTTTTTGTTTCGGGAAGAC
The Methanosarcina sp. WWM596 DNA segment above includes these coding regions:
- a CDS encoding CxxC-x17-CxxC domain-containing protein; this encodes MAFNDRNSFRGRDSNRGGFGAPKEMHNAICSDCGAETQVPFKPDPDRPVYCRDCLPNHRKPRENRY
- the eif1A gene encoding translation initiation factor eIF-1A; translation: MRKRKAGTGTAAPTTQEVTRVRTPRKENHEVLATVGSLLGSKRVNLQCMDGVVRMGRIPGSKNKKMWIREGDVVIATPWEIQDSKADVIWKYTRPQIEWLERKGYLK
- a CDS encoding CxxC-x17-CxxC domain-containing protein, producing MYPAVCSDCGVETQVPFRPTERKPVCCRDCLLKNRKF
- a CDS encoding CxxC-x17-CxxC domain-containing protein, which encodes MGFNDRGNSYRGGSRDSNRGGSGGFRGGNSGPREMHKVICSDCGVETEVPFKPTEGRPVYCRDCLPNHRKF
- a CDS encoding DUF6544 family protein yields the protein MLKVIASTIFFVALSKLRKEIEKIFTQHQEQKQVTVTEDMLHKLPDPVKKYLVYTGVVGKPIVQTVRLKQVGKIRKDTKQPWMNFEAKEYYSVSPPGFVWIAYMKFFGLPLMRVRDYYLEGKGNLLVKAVSLFTIANSVGKEMDQGAMMRYLNEMMWFPSAFLGKNVSFESIDANSARVTLKDIGKSVTATMYFDDEGKVTNFIAPRYRDMGNNIFEFENWSTPFREYGEFEGLKLPLKGAGVWNLKEGDLEYIDLTITDLKYDPDEPY
- a CDS encoding YwbE family protein, with the protein product MNNGSIRANIKEGLKVGIVLKQDQRTGKITQGVVKRILTNSSTHPHGIKVQLTDGQVGRVKEIYSKAEE
- a CDS encoding multidrug efflux SMR transporter gives rise to the protein MNYYYLLLLAIAFEVCGTICMKLSEGFTKLPPSVLIFVFYAISFFFFTLALKGIDVSIAYAIWAGLGTALITIAGIFYFREPTTALKIISLVVVIAGVIGLHLSDRVT
- a CDS encoding class I SAM-dependent methyltransferase gives rise to the protein MPKSYWETVPGRKIPSSLELYPVIHSYLQKSHKILDIGCGFGKISLELASLGYSVMGIDINTEVVKLSEAAAKSLELDRKTEGRAEFKVGNASALPFRESSFNFAIMQAFLTSVPDPQERVRIIQEAFRVLKPESYLYLAEFGQNWHLEPYRKRYLEDFPVTKEEGSFLALNPETGEVEFIAHHFSEKELVFLLVDCGFEIDYFRVEELKTKTGNKINGFIVVAKKL
- a CDS encoding serine hydrolase; translated protein: MKSESGRNAYIFILDLVVIFLTLSAASASPINSVITSNASGPTDSGEIKVFMDGAVNTQLKTNNVSGATVAVVKDGQVIFAKGYGYADIDKRQPVSGNQTLFRVGSVSKLFIWTAVMQLAEQGKLDLDADVNIYLKDFQVPATYSRPITLKDLMSHTSGFEDLALDGRFFVRSSTDLMPLGEYLEKEMPARVRPPGELTAYSNYGSALAAYIVEQVSGMPFERYVEENILIPLDMNNTTFDQPLPARLASNMSNGYVYSNNVYTAKPFEYVQVWPAGSMSSTSEDMAKFMIAHLQNGKYGDNRILQEATARQMHSRLFTNDPRVNGVTYGFWEINQENPRVIGHGGDTILFHTQLVLIPESQLGLFISCSEQDSETAVDELLQAFMDHYYPVPSSKAPEPISGFEKNASLFAGSYRPTRSAYSNFEKLTSLSHRIRVSSGTNSTLIISQLIGGSEKWVEVESMTFSQADALSSQNALVFGKDSQGHINYIFMKLDPTTAYEKVPWNDDISINLSLLGGCILLFLSTSIWPISFIIKCFPSKPKKPKPSSTARLFAGGASMINLLFLTGLIFLFLARPADVDFIYSVSNFLIVLLAIALIAAILALGSVVFVALAWKNSYWSFSGRIHYSLVVLALLAFVWWLNNWNLLGFKL